In a single window of the Streptomyces sp. CGMCC 4.7035 genome:
- a CDS encoding ATP-binding cassette domain-containing protein: MDVSEPTAGVAVAAADFGLKGPRGWAFRSVGFEAEPGSLIAIEGPSGSGRTCLLLALTGRMKPSEGRATVGPHGLPKGMSAVRRISALAYVPGVTDLDPALTVGEHLRERALLESRFGDSLRTLLRPRSERAVETESRIDTALAAAGLDLAALPKGSRTAVRDLERLETLRLSVALAMVGRPRLLAVDDTDLKLSAADRAAAWDLLRSLTQAGTTVIAVCSQAPEDAVVVSTAPMSTARASAARASAARLSTAPADDAHDDDVEEDDAEHDDVKHDDVEDDKETADALAEAGRA; encoded by the coding sequence TCGGTTTCGAGGCGGAGCCTGGCTCGCTCATCGCGATCGAGGGGCCCTCGGGCTCCGGGCGGACCTGTCTGCTGCTCGCGCTCACCGGGCGGATGAAGCCGAGCGAGGGGCGGGCGACGGTCGGCCCGCACGGGCTGCCCAAGGGCATGTCGGCCGTGCGCCGGATCAGCGCGCTCGCGTATGTGCCCGGGGTCACCGATCTCGACCCGGCGCTCACCGTCGGGGAGCACCTGCGCGAACGCGCCCTGCTGGAGAGCCGGTTCGGGGACTCCCTGCGCACGCTGCTGCGGCCGCGTTCGGAACGGGCCGTCGAGACCGAGTCGCGGATCGACACCGCCCTCGCCGCCGCCGGACTCGACCTGGCGGCCCTCCCGAAGGGCTCCCGGACCGCCGTACGCGACCTTGAGCGCCTGGAGACCCTGCGGCTGTCCGTGGCGCTGGCCATGGTCGGCCGTCCCCGGCTGCTGGCCGTCGACGACACCGACCTCAAGCTCTCCGCCGCCGACCGGGCCGCGGCCTGGGACCTGTTGAGGTCCCTCACCCAGGCCGGGACCACGGTCATCGCGGTGTGCAGTCAGGCCCCCGAGGACGCCGTCGTTGTGTCGACGGCACCGATGTCGACGGCACGGGCGTCGGCGGCACGGGCGTCGGCGGCACGGTTATCGACAGCGCCCGCCGACGACGCGCATGACGACGACGTCGAAGAAGACGACGCGGAGCACGACGACGTGAAGCACGACGACGTGGAAGACGACAAGGAGACGGCGGATGCGCTCGCCGAAGCTGGCCGCGCTTGA